A single window of Betaproteobacteria bacterium DNA harbors:
- a CDS encoding D-alanyl-D-alanine carboxypeptidase family protein: protein MRPAALNELELTGRARTHITQLDEPRCALHHGVVQPFLAMRAEAAREGIDLRPYSSFRDFDTQVLIWNRKFRGERTLYSRDGQVMDASALTDEQKIDAILVWSALPGTSRHHWGTEIDVYDHASMPESYRVQLIPEEYAPDGIFGRLSQWLGANLDRFGFFRPYDQERGGISPEPWHISYAPASTLAQAALTGDVVAQALQAADLLGLDLVLRSLPALMRQYVANVAQPSATVLAHISPQPAA, encoded by the coding sequence ATGCGTCCTGCGGCACTGAACGAACTCGAACTCACCGGGCGTGCCCGCACGCACATCACGCAACTCGATGAGCCGCGCTGCGCCTTGCATCACGGCGTGGTCCAACCTTTCCTGGCGATGCGCGCCGAAGCCGCGCGGGAGGGTATTGACTTGCGCCCCTATAGCAGCTTTCGTGACTTCGATACCCAGGTGCTGATCTGGAATCGCAAGTTTCGCGGCGAGCGCACGCTTTATAGCCGTGACGGGCAAGTCATGGACGCCTCGGCGCTTACAGATGAGCAGAAGATCGATGCGATCCTCGTCTGGTCAGCGCTGCCCGGCACCAGCCGGCATCACTGGGGTACGGAAATAGACGTGTACGACCATGCTTCCATGCCCGAATCCTACCGCGTGCAATTGATTCCCGAAGAGTATGCGCCTGACGGAATATTCGGCAGGCTCTCGCAATGGCTTGGCGCGAATCTGGATCGCTTCGGTTTCTTTCGCCCTTACGACCAGGAACGCGGCGGCATATCGCCCGAGCCCTGGCACATCAGCTACGCGCCGGCTTCCACGCTCGCGCAAGCTGCTCTAACCGGTGACGTGGTGGCGCAAGCCCTCCAGGCGGCGGATCTCCTGGGCCTGGATTTGGTTCTGCGATCCTTGCCCGCTCTCATGCGCCAATACGTGGCGAACGTGGCGCAACCTTCGGCCACCGTACTCGCTCACATTTCACCCCAGCCCGCGGCGTAG
- a CDS encoding FAD-binding oxidoreductase, with translation MVAARGPVGLDKRTPNLFRDRAAASKHRLDVRDFHHVLGVNKEEGWIEAEGMTPYDALVAASLPQGVMPAVVLQLKSITLGGAVAGVGIESSAFKYGLVHETVQEMDVLLSNAEVVLCTPENEHRDLFLGLPNSYGTLGYALRVRAKAVPVKAFVRTEYRRYQDSEHFFRDLGAACQEDTDFLDGVVFGGSEMVLCRGRFCEQAPYSSDYTFEHIYYRSLLNREEDYLRTEDYLWRWDTDWFWCSKNFGAQQPLVRRLLGRRRLNSRFYTQVMRWNSRWRVTQRLDRLTGMHRESVIQDVDIPLEHCAEFLAFLMKETGILPVWICPVRVYDSRRRYPLFPMQAGVTYVNFGFWDVVRTREPFAHGHHNRLIEGEVARLDSIKSLYSDIYFTEEEFWRSYDRHAYEQLKSRYDPVRLLPGLFEKCVLRH, from the coding sequence ATGGTGGCGGCCCGCGGGCCCGTGGGCCTCGATAAACGAACCCCCAATCTTTTCCGCGACCGCGCGGCAGCGAGCAAGCACCGTTTGGACGTGCGCGACTTTCATCACGTTCTCGGGGTCAACAAGGAGGAGGGCTGGATCGAGGCGGAAGGCATGACCCCTTACGATGCTCTCGTGGCCGCGAGCCTCCCCCAAGGCGTGATGCCGGCCGTGGTGCTGCAACTCAAATCCATCACCTTGGGCGGTGCCGTGGCAGGCGTGGGCATCGAGTCCTCGGCCTTCAAGTACGGTTTGGTGCATGAAACAGTTCAGGAAATGGACGTGTTGCTATCCAATGCCGAGGTCGTGCTATGTACGCCAGAAAACGAGCATCGCGACCTCTTCCTTGGGCTGCCCAACTCCTACGGGACCCTGGGGTATGCGTTGCGGGTGCGCGCGAAGGCGGTTCCCGTGAAGGCTTTCGTGCGCACCGAATACCGCCGCTACCAAGATTCGGAACATTTCTTTCGCGACCTGGGAGCCGCATGCCAAGAAGACACCGATTTCCTCGATGGCGTGGTGTTCGGCGGCAGTGAAATGGTGCTGTGCAGGGGCCGCTTTTGCGAGCAGGCTCCCTACAGCAGCGATTACACCTTCGAGCACATCTACTACCGCTCCTTGCTAAACCGCGAAGAGGACTACTTGCGCACCGAGGATTACCTTTGGCGCTGGGACACGGATTGGTTTTGGTGCTCGAAGAATTTTGGCGCCCAGCAACCCCTAGTGCGCCGGCTGCTGGGCCGCCGGCGCTTGAATTCGCGTTTCTACACCCAGGTCATGCGCTGGAACAGCCGCTGGCGCGTGACTCAGCGCTTGGATCGTCTGACGGGCATGCACCGCGAATCCGTCATCCAAGACGTGGATATCCCCTTGGAACATTGCGCGGAGTTTCTCGCCTTCTTGATGAAAGAGACCGGCATCCTGCCCGTCTGGATATGCCCCGTCCGGGTGTACGATTCCCGCCGCCGCTACCCGCTGTTTCCCATGCAAGCGGGCGTCACCTACGTGAATTTCGGCTTCTGGGACGTGGTGCGCACGCGCGAGCCGTTTGCGCACGGGCACCACAACCGTTTGATCGAGGGCGAAGTGGCGCGTCTAGACAGCATCAAGTCCTTGTACTCGGACATCTACTTCACCGAAGAGGAGTTTTGGCGGAGCTACGACCGCCACGCCTACGAGCAACTCAAATCGCGCTACGATCCAGTGCGCTTACTTCCCGGTCTTTTTGAAAAATGCGTCCTGCGGCACTGA
- a CDS encoding class I SAM-dependent methyltransferase, with protein sequence MASPLRPLISSLGTRTALSFETTFADGSVHRNRAEDHALKLRFNSLLGELRALAQGHVGFLEAYFDGQLDVDGDFALPFRIAFESGFESRRNPLVWIRNQWHELRYSNRRMKQAKNNARFHYCLGEDFYGQWLDRDLMMYTCAYWKEGATNLEEAQRNKGEHVCKKVRLRPGDSVVDIGCGFGGFMFHARQHHGARVTGLNNASEQVPWLRDEISRRGMNDSLSVREADFREVDKEYDKVVSIGVLEHAGRDQLEEVVQAHARFLKRGGLGMLHFIGHVGVRDTEFYIRKHVFPGGWIPSLSETLAAMEACGLEVLDVENLRRHYAHTLDAWAERFDSHWPRIQALNTRRFNERFRRVWRTYLYSCAEMFRSPRSNTGLFQIVFSKGNVARNAYPMSRFFLYAEDTASSHAPVPEEATAK encoded by the coding sequence GTGGCCTCACCGCTCAGACCGCTTATTTCATCGCTCGGGACGCGCACGGCGTTGTCGTTCGAAACTACTTTCGCCGACGGTTCGGTCCATCGTAACCGCGCGGAAGACCACGCGCTGAAGTTGCGATTCAACTCCCTGCTCGGAGAATTGCGTGCGCTAGCCCAAGGTCATGTGGGATTCCTGGAGGCCTATTTCGACGGCCAGCTCGATGTGGACGGAGACTTCGCGCTGCCCTTTCGCATCGCCTTCGAGAGCGGGTTCGAAAGCCGGCGCAATCCCCTGGTGTGGATACGCAACCAGTGGCACGAGTTGCGGTACTCGAACCGCCGGATGAAACAAGCCAAGAACAATGCGCGCTTTCACTACTGCTTGGGAGAAGATTTCTACGGTCAATGGCTAGACCGGGATCTCATGATGTACACCTGCGCCTATTGGAAGGAAGGCGCCACGAACCTGGAAGAGGCCCAGCGCAACAAGGGGGAGCATGTGTGCAAGAAGGTGCGGTTGCGGCCGGGGGACAGCGTGGTGGATATCGGCTGCGGCTTTGGCGGCTTCATGTTTCACGCGCGCCAACATCACGGCGCGCGGGTCACGGGCCTGAACAACGCCAGCGAGCAAGTACCTTGGCTGCGCGATGAAATCTCCCGCCGCGGGATGAACGATTCCCTGAGCGTGCGCGAAGCGGATTTTCGAGAGGTGGATAAAGAGTACGACAAAGTCGTTTCCATCGGCGTCCTGGAACACGCCGGCCGCGACCAGTTGGAGGAAGTGGTGCAGGCGCACGCGCGGTTTCTTAAACGCGGCGGCCTCGGAATGCTCCATTTCATCGGTCACGTGGGCGTTCGGGATACGGAGTTCTACATCCGGAAGCATGTGTTTCCGGGCGGCTGGATCCCCAGCTTGTCCGAAACCCTGGCGGCCATGGAGGCCTGCGGACTGGAAGTGCTGGACGTGGAGAATTTACGGCGGCACTACGCCCATACCCTCGATGCCTGGGCCGAACGCTTCGATAGCCACTGGCCGAGAATTCAGGCGCTCAACACGCGGCGGTTCAATGAGCGTTTTCGCCGCGTGTGGCGCACGTACTTGTACTCGTGCGCGGAGATGTTCAGATCTCCGCGCAGCAACACCGGTCTGTTCCAGATCGTATTCAGCAAAGGCAATGTCGCGCGCAACGCCTATCCCATGAGCCGTTTCTTTTTGTACGCCGAAGATACTGCTTCCTCCCATGCGCCCGTTCCGGAAGAGGCAACCGCGAAGTGA
- a CDS encoding 2OG-Fe(II) oxygenase encodes MPSAMPSEQVEQLRTYARERWQTGAFTAGGIGRKREANASVRADSICWVDADEPALSSLFSGFETLRLALNEQLYLGLFEFEAHLTRYAPGAHYARHLDRFSDGSAHVVSCILYLNEAWQPADGGQLRMYPGREQDDCVDVLPEGGTLVAFLSGRIHHEVLPATRERWSFTGWFKVRA; translated from the coding sequence GTGCCGTCGGCCATGCCGTCAGAGCAAGTGGAGCAGCTAAGAACCTACGCCCGCGAGCGCTGGCAAACCGGGGCCTTCACGGCGGGAGGTATCGGGCGCAAGCGGGAAGCCAACGCGTCCGTGCGCGCAGACTCCATCTGCTGGGTGGACGCGGACGAACCAGCGCTGAGTTCGCTGTTCTCCGGGTTCGAGACTCTACGGCTCGCGCTTAACGAACAGCTCTACCTCGGGCTGTTTGAATTCGAAGCGCATCTCACCCGCTACGCGCCGGGTGCTCATTACGCCCGCCACCTGGACCGCTTCAGCGATGGCTCCGCGCATGTTGTATCGTGCATTCTTTATCTCAACGAAGCGTGGCAGCCAGCCGATGGTGGCCAACTGCGGATGTATCCAGGCCGCGAACAGGATGACTGCGTGGATGTGTTGCCAGAAGGTGGCACGCTGGTGGCTTTTCTGAGCGGCCGCATCCATCACGAAGTGCTTCCCGCCACGCGCGAACGCTGGAGCTTCACGGGGTGGTTTAAAGTACGTGCTTAG
- a CDS encoding glycosyltransferase family 1 protein, giving the protein MQERQTYHLEVNPRVPRKLARLEELANNLWYSWDRPTRTMFARLHPGLWDAIGHSPKAFLRRLDERRLNEAAEDPVFLRNYQRVLSTYDAYHGEAAPKSTTEALGRDDLIAYFCAEFGFHESFPIYSGGLGILAGDHCKTASDLHLPFVGVGLLYRQGYFTQTIDSEGVQKAVYPYSEFEALPVTPVLATNGAELKIAVDFPGRQVSCKVWRARCGHVNLYLLDTDLPENDEHSRHITHQLYGGDRTMRIEQEIILGIGGVRALEALNIQPTAWHMNEGHAAFLVLERMRQMASLGMDLPGALEAVAANSVFTTHTPVPAGHDYFAQDVMWHYFEKLCGQMNMSRDELRDLGRVHNVHDFNMTALAINCSRFHNGVSRIHGVVSSNICAGHWPQIDAKDNPMSYVTNGVHVQTWLAQEWADQFEKYLGFDWTRHLTDPEFWERIDAIPDQLFWSVRQTLKAQMLKVVRQRITSQHLRNRGSQAHLDRLLKFADMDHPKVLTIGFARRFATYKRAGLIFENLDWLRQILCNDEKPVLFLFAGKAHPADRPGQDIIRRISEISKHPEFEGRMLLVEDYDMRLARFLVSGVDVWLNNPVYPLEASGTSGMKAGINGTLNLSVLDGWWDEGYDGHNGWAIKPVAENADEAKRNAEESKSLYELLQDQVIPTYYGRNDMGYSPNWVRMAKRSMATLMPRFSSTRMLTEYLQNFYVPATRQGALLHGGDFQGAKELAAWKARVRKGWSDVQIRRLDTPRRNIWFSESMSMEVAVQLNGLRPEDVTVEVMVQRDTSEAHLQVKSGYPLTCLEGTTDRGEHRFRFDFTPGMCGKLEYSVRVYPHHELLANPFEMGMMRWL; this is encoded by the coding sequence ATGCAGGAACGACAAACTTATCATCTCGAAGTCAACCCGCGTGTGCCGCGCAAACTCGCGCGGCTAGAAGAGTTGGCGAACAACCTCTGGTATAGCTGGGACCGGCCCACGCGAACCATGTTTGCCCGGCTTCACCCTGGCTTGTGGGATGCCATAGGCCACAGCCCGAAGGCCTTTTTGCGGCGGCTGGACGAGAGGCGGCTGAACGAAGCCGCCGAGGATCCGGTGTTTCTGCGCAATTACCAGCGCGTGCTCTCCACCTACGATGCCTATCACGGCGAGGCCGCGCCCAAGTCCACCACGGAAGCCCTGGGGCGCGACGATCTCATCGCCTACTTCTGCGCGGAGTTTGGATTCCACGAAAGTTTCCCCATTTATTCTGGCGGCTTGGGTATCTTGGCGGGAGATCACTGCAAGACGGCAAGCGATCTGCATTTACCCTTCGTGGGCGTGGGCTTGCTCTACCGCCAAGGCTATTTCACGCAGACCATCGATTCGGAAGGCGTGCAAAAAGCGGTGTATCCCTATTCCGAGTTCGAGGCCTTGCCAGTCACGCCCGTCCTCGCCACCAACGGCGCCGAACTCAAGATCGCCGTGGATTTTCCTGGGCGCCAGGTATCGTGCAAGGTATGGCGGGCACGCTGCGGGCATGTGAACCTTTATCTCCTCGACACGGATCTTCCGGAGAACGACGAGCACAGCCGCCACATTACCCACCAGTTGTACGGGGGCGATCGGACCATGCGCATCGAGCAGGAGATCATTCTCGGCATAGGCGGAGTGCGGGCACTGGAAGCTCTGAACATTCAGCCCACGGCATGGCATATGAACGAAGGGCACGCCGCCTTCCTGGTGCTTGAGCGCATGCGGCAAATGGCCAGCCTGGGCATGGACCTGCCTGGCGCGCTGGAGGCCGTCGCGGCGAACTCGGTTTTCACCACCCACACGCCCGTGCCCGCGGGCCACGATTATTTCGCGCAAGACGTCATGTGGCATTACTTCGAAAAACTGTGCGGGCAGATGAACATGTCGCGCGACGAATTGCGCGACTTGGGGCGAGTCCACAACGTGCACGATTTCAACATGACCGCGCTCGCCATCAATTGCTCGCGCTTTCACAACGGTGTGAGCCGCATACATGGCGTCGTGTCGTCAAATATCTGCGCGGGCCATTGGCCGCAGATCGATGCGAAAGACAACCCCATGAGTTACGTCACCAACGGGGTGCACGTGCAGACTTGGCTGGCGCAGGAATGGGCGGACCAGTTCGAGAAGTACCTGGGATTCGACTGGACCCGCCACCTGACCGATCCGGAATTCTGGGAGCGTATCGATGCCATCCCCGACCAGTTGTTTTGGAGCGTGCGCCAAACGCTGAAAGCGCAGATGCTCAAGGTCGTCCGCCAGCGAATCACCAGCCAGCATCTGCGCAACCGGGGCTCGCAGGCGCACCTGGACCGCTTGCTCAAGTTCGCGGATATGGACCATCCGAAGGTTCTCACCATCGGATTCGCGCGCCGCTTCGCTACCTACAAGCGCGCCGGTCTCATCTTCGAGAACCTGGATTGGTTACGCCAGATCCTGTGCAACGACGAAAAACCCGTTCTTTTCCTTTTTGCCGGCAAGGCTCACCCCGCGGACCGGCCAGGGCAGGACATCATTCGCCGCATCTCGGAGATCTCCAAGCACCCGGAGTTCGAGGGCCGCATGCTTCTGGTGGAAGACTACGACATGCGGCTCGCCCGCTTCCTGGTCTCGGGGGTGGACGTGTGGCTCAATAACCCGGTCTATCCCCTGGAGGCAAGCGGTACTTCCGGCATGAAGGCGGGCATCAACGGCACCTTGAACCTCAGCGTGCTCGATGGCTGGTGGGATGAAGGTTACGACGGCCATAACGGATGGGCCATCAAGCCCGTCGCGGAGAACGCGGACGAAGCCAAGCGCAACGCGGAGGAATCGAAATCCCTTTACGAGCTGCTGCAAGACCAGGTCATTCCCACCTATTACGGCCGCAACGACATGGGCTATTCGCCTAACTGGGTACGCATGGCCAAGCGCTCCATGGCGACCCTCATGCCGCGTTTCAGTTCCACGCGCATGCTGACGGAGTACCTGCAAAACTTCTACGTCCCCGCCACACGGCAGGGCGCGCTCCTGCATGGCGGCGATTTTCAGGGCGCGAAGGAACTCGCCGCCTGGAAGGCGAGGGTGCGCAAGGGCTGGTCAGACGTGCAAATTCGCCGCCTGGATACGCCACGGCGCAACATCTGGTTCAGCGAATCCATGTCCATGGAAGTGGCCGTGCAACTCAATGGGTTGCGGCCCGAGGACGTGACGGTGGAAGTCATGGTTCAACGCGATACCTCCGAAGCGCACCTGCAAGTCAAGAGCGGCTACCCGCTGACATGCCTGGAAGGAACCACCGATCGCGGCGAACACCGCTTCAGGTTCGATTTCACGCCTGGCATGTGCGGCAAGCTGGAATACAGTGTGCGCGTGTACCCTCACCATGAGTTGCTCGCCAATCCCTTCGAAATGGGAATGATGCGCTGGTTGTAA
- the hslU gene encoding ATP-dependent protease ATPase subunit HslU has translation MSEMTPQEIVHELDKHIVGQTAAKRAVAIALRNRWRRQQVPEPLRQEITPKNILMIGPTGVGKTEIARRLAKLANAPFIKVEATKFTEVGYVGRDVDTIIRDLVESAIKQAREQETKKVRRRAEDVAEERILDLLLTPARDGGFESAEARDESAAENPTRQKFRKKLREGELDERDIEIEVAAVSPHMEILAPPGMEELTTQIQSMFQNIGGQRRRARKLKVRDALKMLTDEEAAKLVNDEDLKSQALRNVEQNGIVFLDEIDKITSRSESHGADVSRQGVQRDLLPLVEGTAVSTKYGMIKTDHILFIGSGAFHLSKPSDLIPELQGRFPIRVELNPLSVEDFERILTSTDACLTRQYEALLETEGVKLDFQSGGIKRLAQIAWQVNEKTENIGARRLYTVMEKLLEEVSFDVSKFQAQAVKLDADYVDGRLKALASSEDLARYVL, from the coding sequence ATGTCGGAAATGACCCCCCAGGAAATCGTCCATGAACTGGACAAACACATCGTTGGCCAAACGGCTGCCAAGCGCGCGGTGGCCATCGCGCTGCGCAACCGCTGGCGCCGCCAGCAGGTCCCCGAGCCACTGCGCCAGGAGATCACGCCGAAGAACATCTTGATGATCGGTCCCACGGGTGTGGGAAAGACCGAGATCGCGCGCCGTTTGGCCAAGCTCGCCAACGCGCCTTTCATCAAGGTGGAAGCCACCAAGTTCACCGAGGTCGGCTACGTGGGCCGGGACGTGGATACCATCATTCGCGATTTGGTGGAGTCCGCCATCAAGCAGGCGCGCGAGCAGGAAACCAAGAAGGTGCGCCGCCGCGCGGAGGATGTGGCCGAGGAGCGCATCCTCGACTTGTTATTGACGCCCGCGCGCGATGGCGGATTCGAAAGTGCCGAGGCTCGCGATGAGTCCGCCGCGGAGAACCCCACGCGGCAGAAGTTTCGCAAGAAGCTGCGCGAGGGCGAATTGGATGAACGCGATATCGAGATAGAAGTCGCGGCCGTGAGCCCGCACATGGAGATTCTGGCGCCTCCCGGCATGGAGGAGCTGACCACGCAGATTCAATCCATGTTCCAGAATATCGGCGGCCAGCGGCGGCGCGCGCGCAAGCTCAAGGTCCGCGATGCGCTCAAGATGCTCACCGACGAAGAAGCCGCCAAGCTGGTCAACGACGAGGATTTGAAGTCGCAAGCGCTGCGCAACGTGGAACAAAACGGCATCGTCTTTCTCGACGAGATCGACAAGATCACCAGCCGCTCCGAAAGCCATGGTGCCGATGTGTCGCGCCAAGGCGTACAGCGCGATTTGCTGCCGCTGGTGGAGGGCACCGCCGTCTCCACCAAGTACGGCATGATCAAGACCGATCACATCTTGTTCATCGGCAGCGGCGCCTTTCACCTATCCAAGCCCTCGGATCTCATTCCAGAACTACAGGGCCGCTTTCCCATTCGCGTCGAGTTGAACCCGTTGTCGGTGGAAGATTTCGAGCGCATTCTCACCAGCACCGATGCCTGCTTGACGCGCCAGTACGAGGCGCTGTTGGAGACCGAAGGGGTCAAGCTCGATTTTCAATCCGGAGGTATCAAACGCCTTGCCCAAATCGCCTGGCAAGTGAACGAGAAGACCGAGAACATAGGAGCGCGCCGCCTTTACACGGTGATGGAAAAGCTGCTGGAGGAAGTGTCCTTCGATGTCTCGAAGTTCCAAGCTCAAGCCGTCAAACTCGATGCCGATTATGTGGATGGCCGTCTCAAGGCTCTCGCGAGCAGCGAGGACCTTGCACGGTACGTCTTGTAA
- the hslV gene encoding ATP-dependent protease subunit HslV, whose translation MHGTTILSVRRGSNVALGGDGQVTLGNIVLKASARKVRRLYHEKILAGFAGGTADAFTLFERFEGKLEKHQGHLLRSAVELAKDWRTDRILRRLEAMLAVADAENSLIITGSGDVLEPELGIVAIGSGGAYAQSAARALLENTTLRAADIVKKSLEIAGDICIYTNQSHVIEELGEA comes from the coding sequence ATGCACGGCACCACCATCTTGTCCGTCCGGCGCGGTAGCAATGTGGCCTTGGGCGGAGACGGCCAAGTGACCTTGGGCAACATCGTGTTGAAGGCCAGTGCCCGCAAGGTGCGGCGCCTGTATCACGAAAAAATTCTCGCGGGCTTCGCTGGCGGCACGGCGGACGCCTTTACCTTGTTCGAACGCTTCGAAGGAAAGTTGGAGAAGCACCAAGGCCATTTGCTGCGCTCCGCCGTGGAACTTGCCAAGGACTGGCGCACGGACCGCATATTGCGCCGGCTCGAAGCCATGCTCGCCGTGGCCGACGCCGAGAATTCCCTCATCATCACCGGCAGCGGCGACGTGCTGGAACCCGAGCTTGGCATCGTCGCCATAGGCAGCGGCGGCGCCTACGCCCAAAGCGCCGCGCGAGCATTGCTGGAAAATACCACGCTGCGCGCCGCCGACATCGTCAAGAAATCGCTGGAGATAGCGGGAGATATTTGCATCTATACGAATCAGTCGCATGTCATTGAAGAACTCGGTGAGGCGTGA
- a CDS encoding metal ABC transporter permease, with the protein MDLTILAPALLAGLLVTATHVPLGMQVLARGIVFIDIAIAQIAGAGVIAADLFGWEHQGYAVQLAALGAALLGAFFLTWTEKRWPDAQEAIIGCVFVLAATLEILLLAGNPHAGEHLRELLIGQILWVSPAQLTGVAALTVAVCGVWFALGEARVGRIGFYVLFGLAVTASVQMVGIYLVFATLIIPALATRNTPHRRMLKTYAVSVAGYALGLAVSAASDLPTGAVIVWALALTGIAYSSLCGARPARG; encoded by the coding sequence ATCGATCTCACGATTCTGGCACCGGCGCTCCTCGCCGGACTGCTTGTCACGGCGACCCATGTGCCCCTGGGCATGCAAGTGCTCGCGCGCGGCATCGTGTTCATCGACATCGCCATCGCCCAGATCGCCGGGGCAGGCGTGATCGCCGCCGACCTATTCGGTTGGGAGCACCAAGGGTATGCCGTGCAACTTGCCGCCTTGGGGGCCGCGCTGCTAGGTGCCTTTTTTCTCACATGGACGGAGAAGCGCTGGCCCGATGCGCAGGAAGCCATCATCGGTTGCGTGTTCGTGCTCGCCGCGACGCTGGAGATCTTGTTGCTCGCGGGCAATCCGCACGCCGGAGAGCATCTGCGGGAATTGCTGATCGGCCAAATTCTATGGGTGAGCCCTGCGCAGCTCACTGGCGTCGCGGCGCTCACGGTGGCCGTGTGCGGCGTGTGGTTCGCCCTCGGCGAGGCGCGCGTGGGACGCATCGGTTTTTACGTGCTATTCGGGCTTGCGGTTACCGCATCCGTGCAGATGGTTGGGATCTATCTGGTGTTTGCCACGCTCATCATTCCGGCGCTCGCCACGCGTAATACCCCGCATCGCCGCATGCTTAAAACCTATGCCGTGAGCGTTGCCGGCTATGCCTTGGGGCTCGCCGTGTCCGCCGCCTCGGATTTGCCAACGGGTGCCGTGATCGTATGGGCCTTGGCCCTGACGGGAATCGCGTATAGCAGCCTTTGCGGGGCGAGGCCGGCGCGGGGATGA
- a CDS encoding zinc ABC transporter substrate-binding protein: MFRSLHVVVFIVALAPIHAARAAVNVFACVPEWSALVQELGGDKVSVYQATTALQDPHRVEARPSLVARMRNADLVACTGADLEAGWLPVLLQTAGNRKVLAGQPGHFLAAAFADKLEIPTRLDRAQGDIHPEGNPHIQLDPHNIAKVAQELSKRLARIDAANAAYYTARGADFQQRWAQAVKRWEQDASGLKGLRVVGYHKGASYLLHWLSMKEVMNLEPKPGIPPTAGHLSELLENLKTQGADMILRMAYNDPKAPQWLAERTKLPVVELPFTVGGTPGAKDLFSLFDDTLARLRKAAGK; the protein is encoded by the coding sequence ATGTTTAGAAGTCTTCATGTCGTTGTTTTCATCGTCGCCCTGGCCCCAATTCATGCCGCCAGGGCCGCGGTGAACGTCTTCGCCTGCGTCCCGGAATGGTCGGCATTGGTTCAGGAACTGGGCGGTGACAAGGTATCGGTGTATCAAGCCACCACCGCTTTACAGGACCCCCACCGGGTGGAAGCACGGCCTAGCCTCGTGGCCCGCATGCGCAACGCGGATCTGGTGGCCTGCACGGGCGCGGACTTGGAAGCGGGCTGGCTGCCGGTGTTGTTGCAAACCGCGGGCAACCGCAAAGTGCTGGCCGGGCAGCCTGGGCATTTCCTCGCCGCCGCGTTCGCGGACAAGCTGGAAATTCCCACCCGCCTCGACCGCGCGCAAGGCGACATACACCCCGAGGGAAATCCCCACATCCAGCTTGACCCGCATAACATCGCCAAGGTCGCGCAGGAGCTTTCCAAGCGGCTGGCACGAATCGATGCCGCCAATGCAGCCTATTACACGGCACGCGGCGCGGATTTTCAGCAGCGCTGGGCGCAAGCCGTCAAGCGCTGGGAACAAGATGCATCCGGCCTGAAAGGGCTGCGCGTGGTCGGTTACCACAAGGGCGCGAGCTATCTCCTGCATTGGCTGAGCATGAAGGAGGTCATGAATCTGGAGCCCAAACCTGGCATCCCGCCCACCGCCGGGCATTTATCGGAACTGCTGGAGAATCTGAAAACACAAGGCGCCGACATGATTCTGCGTATGGCGTATAACGATCCCAAGGCGCCGCAATGGCTGGCCGAGCGCACCAAACTCCCCGTCGTGGAGCTGCCCTTCACGGTTGGTGGCACCCCAGGGGCCAAGGATTTGTTCAGCCTCTTCGACGACACTCTCGCGCGCCTGCGCAAAGCCGCCGGGAAATAA
- a CDS encoding histidine phosphatase family protein, giving the protein MSTEPAKGQTEFIVVRHGETAWNAEGRIQGHLDSPLNEEGLAQAILVGERLRREAFDAFYCSDLGRTRQTAQPLADHSGKRPTLRAELRERHLGIFQGLTGAECERRYPEDYRRFHSRDPDHEVPRGESIRQMVKRVSDFFTGLSIRHEGQRIVVITHGGILDALHRFVRGIPLDKPRDFPVFNASINRVACASGVWSELQWGDISHLTRDAALDDF; this is encoded by the coding sequence GTGAGCACCGAGCCGGCGAAAGGCCAGACTGAATTCATCGTGGTGCGCCATGGCGAGACCGCGTGGAATGCCGAAGGGCGCATCCAAGGGCATTTGGACAGCCCGCTCAATGAGGAGGGGCTGGCTCAAGCGATTCTCGTCGGGGAACGGTTGAGGCGAGAGGCATTCGATGCCTTCTATTGCAGCGATCTGGGCCGCACGCGGCAGACCGCCCAGCCGCTGGCTGACCATAGCGGGAAGCGTCCTACGCTCCGCGCGGAATTGCGCGAGCGCCATCTGGGGATCTTTCAAGGCTTGACGGGCGCGGAGTGCGAGCGCAGATATCCGGAGGACTACCGCCGCTTCCATTCCCGCGATCCTGACCACGAAGTGCCGCGGGGCGAGAGCATTCGCCAGATGGTCAAGAGGGTGTCGGATTTCTTCACGGGGCTTTCCATTCGGCACGAGGGGCAGCGTATCGTGGTCATCACTCACGGCGGCATTCTCGATGCGCTGCATCGTTTCGTTCGCGGCATTCCGCTTGACAAGCCCCGCGACTTCCCCGTGTTCAACGCCAGTATCAACCGCGTGGCCTGTGCCAGTGGCGTCTGGTCAGAGTTGCAATGGGGAGACATCTCTCACCTCACGCGCGATGCGGCGTTGGATGATTTCTAA